The bacterium genome includes a window with the following:
- a CDS encoding (2Fe-2S)-binding protein, producing MEISVTINGTPQSHDVEPRQLLVDYVRTTAGLTGTHIGCDTTSCGVCTVLLDGVPVKACTVLAAQADGHEVTTVEGLKADGQLHAVQKAFKENHGLQCGFCTPAMMLVGAALLESNDDPTEDEIRWAISGNLCRCTGYMNIVKSIQAAAAEGRAQ from the coding sequence ATGGAGATCAGCGTCACCATCAACGGCACCCCGCAGTCCCACGACGTGGAGCCGCGGCAGCTGCTCGTGGACTACGTGCGCACGACGGCGGGCCTCACCGGCACGCACATCGGCTGTGACACCACCAGTTGCGGCGTCTGCACCGTGCTGCTCGACGGGGTGCCCGTGAAGGCCTGCACCGTGCTGGCCGCCCAGGCCGACGGCCACGAGGTCACCACCGTGGAGGGACTCAAGGCCGACGGCCAGCTGCACGCCGTGCAGAAGGCCTTCAAGGAGAACCACGGCCTGCAGTGCGGCTTCTGCACGCCGGCCATGATGCTCGTGGGGGCCGCCCTGCTGGAGTCCAACGACGACCCCACCGAGGACGAGATCCGCTGGGCGATCTCCGGCAACCTCTGCCGGTGCACGGGATACATGAACATCGTCAAATCCATTCAGGCCGCAGCGGCCGAAGGGAGAGCACAATGA
- a CDS encoding XdhC family protein, with amino-acid sequence MTLSVLREAVALAEARVPFVLATVVWRRGPSSGQQGSKAVILADGTVRGWLGGACAEPTVVVQAREALLDGEPRLLLLGDVEDPSGAPVEVEEATLGAGCGSGDVGAGPGGTYSVPMACENDGALEVYLEPVPPRPQLVVIGRSPAVAALALMGRALEWDVAVIDDGGSADEHPLPELVRTTLDLSGLGVGVGSAIVVATQGHYDDLALEAALVTDAAYVGLVAGHKRADAVAENLRGRGVAEEELARIQAPAGLDLGRLGNRELAVAIMADLVARRASGELSRWGAVPEAPATAVDPVCNMTVLVADAKYHSNHAGADYWFCAPGCKKAFDADPAMFL; translated from the coding sequence GTGACCCTGTCCGTGCTGCGGGAGGCGGTTGCTCTGGCTGAGGCTCGGGTGCCTTTCGTGCTGGCGACTGTGGTGTGGCGGCGGGGGCCTTCTTCGGGGCAGCAGGGGTCGAAGGCGGTGATCCTGGCCGACGGGACCGTTCGGGGCTGGCTGGGTGGCGCTTGTGCCGAGCCGACGGTTGTGGTTCAGGCGCGGGAGGCGCTGCTGGACGGCGAGCCGCGGCTGCTGCTGCTGGGGGATGTGGAGGATCCGTCCGGTGCTCCGGTGGAGGTGGAGGAGGCGACCCTAGGAGCCGGTTGTGGCTCCGGGGACGTCGGTGCTGGGCCGGGGGGTACGTACTCGGTGCCGATGGCGTGTGAGAATGACGGTGCCCTGGAGGTTTACTTGGAACCCGTGCCGCCCCGCCCGCAGCTCGTGGTCATCGGCCGCTCGCCGGCCGTTGCTGCTCTGGCGCTGATGGGCCGGGCGCTGGAGTGGGACGTCGCCGTGATCGATGACGGTGGTTCTGCCGACGAGCATCCGCTGCCCGAGTTGGTGCGCACCACCCTGGATCTCTCCGGACTGGGCGTGGGCGTGGGGTCGGCGATCGTCGTGGCGACGCAGGGGCACTACGACGACTTGGCGCTGGAGGCGGCCCTGGTCACCGACGCCGCCTATGTGGGGCTGGTCGCCGGCCACAAGCGGGCCGACGCGGTGGCCGAGAACCTGCGCGGCCGGGGAGTGGCCGAGGAGGAACTGGCCCGGATCCAGGCCCCGGCGGGACTCGACCTGGGGCGGCTCGGCAACCGGGAGCTGGCGGTGGCGATCATGGCCGACCTGGTGGCGCGTCGAGCCTCCGGCGAGCTGTCCCGCTGGGGGGCCGTGCCCGAGGCGCCGGCGACGGCGGTCGACCCGGTCTGCAACATGACGGTGCTGGTGGCCGACGCCAAGTACCACTCCAACCACGCCGGTGCCGACTACTGGTTCTGCGCCCCCGGCTGCAAGAAGGCCTTCGACGCCGATCCTGCCATGTTCCTATGA
- a CDS encoding aerobic carbon-monoxide dehydrogenase large subunit yields the protein MTATPDLSTPPEIGGIGHSVLRREDDRLIEGQGDFLDDVVLPGMLHMAIHRSPVAHARIRGIDTAAASAVDGVVAVVTGELMDAHNLAWMPTLSGDTQAVLATDKVRYQGQEVAAVIATDPYVAADAATLIEVDYEMLPAVTGPQQSLSADAPVIRDEKEGQTDNLAYTWESGDQAATDAAFASAARVVALETFYPRSHPAPLETCGIVADVNSVTGQATVYLTSQAPHAHRTLFAIVAGLPEQNIRIISPDIGGGFGNKVPIYPGYVVATAASLLLGTPVKWIESRSDNLISTGFGRDYHMRGELALDDDGRILALRADVLSDQGAFYSDAQPTKFRAGLFHVVTGSYDFGAAHVTCRGAFTNKAPGGVAYRCSFRITEASYLIERLVQTAAYEIGMDPAEFRLLNFIRSDQFPYTTPTGFTYDSGDYHTAMRKAMDEVGYAELRAEQAAAREEGRLIGIGIAHFTEAVGAGPSRTYDIAGLKMFDSAELRVHPTGKAILKLGVKTQGQGHETTFAQIVASELGIPVTDIKVVHGDTDNTPYGLGTYASRSTPTAGGATSMVSRKLADKGRKIAAHLLEAAEADIDLAAGTFSVRGTPERSVTIQDVAFAAYTNMPEGLEHGLEGVSYYDPPNLTFPYGSYIVVVEVDAETGVWKVDRMVALDDCGVRINPMIVEGQIHGGLTEGFAKSSMQWITFDDDGNCIGSNFMDYLVPTAWETPRFELLETCVPSPHHPIGAKGVGESATVGSPAAYVNAVIDALAHLGVRNIDMPVLPDRVWDALESAS from the coding sequence ATGACCGCCACCCCGGACCTCTCCACCCCGCCGGAGATCGGCGGTATCGGACACAGCGTCCTCCGGCGCGAGGACGACCGGCTCATCGAGGGCCAGGGCGACTTCCTCGACGACGTGGTCCTGCCGGGCATGCTGCACATGGCCATCCACCGCTCGCCGGTGGCGCACGCCCGCATCCGCGGCATCGACACCGCCGCGGCCTCGGCCGTCGACGGGGTCGTCGCCGTGGTGACCGGCGAGTTGATGGACGCCCACAACCTGGCCTGGATGCCGACCCTGTCGGGCGACACCCAGGCGGTGCTCGCCACCGACAAGGTGCGCTACCAGGGCCAGGAGGTGGCGGCGGTGATCGCCACCGACCCGTACGTGGCCGCCGACGCGGCCACGCTCATCGAGGTGGACTACGAGATGCTGCCCGCGGTCACCGGACCGCAGCAGTCGCTCTCCGCCGACGCCCCGGTGATCCGCGACGAGAAGGAGGGCCAGACCGACAACCTGGCCTACACCTGGGAAAGCGGCGACCAGGCCGCAACCGATGCGGCGTTCGCGAGCGCCGCCAGAGTGGTGGCGCTGGAGACGTTCTACCCGCGCTCGCACCCGGCGCCGCTGGAGACCTGCGGCATCGTGGCCGACGTCAACTCCGTCACCGGCCAGGCCACCGTGTACCTCACGTCGCAGGCGCCGCACGCCCACCGGACGCTGTTCGCCATCGTGGCGGGGCTGCCCGAGCAGAACATCCGCATCATCTCGCCGGACATCGGCGGCGGCTTCGGCAACAAGGTGCCCATCTACCCGGGGTACGTGGTGGCCACGGCGGCCTCGCTGCTGCTGGGCACGCCGGTGAAGTGGATCGAGTCGCGCAGCGACAACCTCATCTCCACCGGCTTCGGGCGTGACTACCACATGCGCGGCGAGCTGGCGCTCGACGACGACGGGCGGATCCTGGCGCTGCGAGCCGACGTTCTGTCGGATCAGGGCGCCTTCTACTCCGACGCCCAGCCGACGAAGTTCCGGGCGGGCCTGTTCCATGTGGTGACCGGGTCCTACGACTTCGGTGCGGCGCACGTCACCTGCCGGGGGGCGTTCACCAACAAGGCGCCCGGCGGCGTGGCCTACCGCTGCTCGTTCCGCATCACCGAGGCCTCGTACCTCATCGAGCGCCTCGTGCAGACCGCGGCCTACGAGATCGGCATGGACCCGGCCGAGTTCCGGTTGCTGAACTTCATCCGCTCCGACCAGTTCCCCTACACCACGCCCACCGGCTTCACCTACGACTCCGGCGACTACCACACCGCCATGCGCAAGGCCATGGACGAGGTGGGCTACGCGGAGCTGCGGGCCGAGCAGGCGGCTGCGCGGGAGGAGGGGCGGCTGATCGGCATCGGCATCGCCCACTTCACCGAGGCCGTCGGCGCCGGGCCGTCGCGCACCTACGACATCGCCGGGCTGAAGATGTTCGACTCGGCCGAGCTGCGGGTACACCCCACCGGCAAGGCCATCCTGAAGCTGGGCGTGAAGACCCAGGGCCAGGGGCACGAGACCACGTTCGCCCAGATCGTGGCCAGTGAGCTGGGCATCCCCGTGACCGACATCAAGGTCGTACACGGCGACACCGACAACACGCCCTACGGCCTGGGCACCTACGCCTCGCGCTCCACGCCCACCGCCGGCGGGGCCACGTCGATGGTGTCGCGCAAGCTGGCCGACAAGGGGCGCAAGATCGCCGCGCACCTGCTGGAGGCCGCCGAGGCCGACATCGACCTGGCGGCCGGCACCTTCTCGGTGCGGGGCACCCCGGAGCGGTCGGTGACCATCCAGGACGTGGCCTTCGCCGCCTACACCAACATGCCCGAGGGCCTCGAGCACGGCCTCGAAGGCGTCAGCTACTACGACCCGCCGAACCTCACGTTCCCCTACGGCAGCTACATCGTGGTCGTCGAGGTGGACGCCGAGACCGGCGTGTGGAAGGTGGACCGGATGGTGGCACTGGACGACTGCGGCGTGCGCATCAACCCCATGATCGTGGAGGGCCAGATCCACGGCGGGCTCACCGAGGGCTTCGCCAAGAGCTCCATGCAGTGGATCACCTTCGACGACGACGGCAACTGCATCGGCTCCAACTTCATGGACTACCTGGTGCCGACCGCCTGGGAGACCCCCCGCTTCGAGCTGCTGGAGACCTGCGTGCCCTCGCCGCACCATCCCATCGGGGCCAAGGGTGTGGGGGAGTCGGCAACCGTGGGCTCACCGGCTGCGTACGTGAACGCCGTCATCGACGCCCTGGCTCACCTCGGCGTGCGCAACATCGACATGCCGGTGCTGCCCGACCGGGTTTGGGACGCCCTCGAATCGGCCTCGTAA
- a CDS encoding Gfo/Idh/MocA family oxidoreductase gives MNPAPPLSWGLIGASNIAARWVLPALRAGGDSVEFVYSSAAAWAAEFAAANGIAHSTDDFGRACGWPGVDAVFISGINERHAPQTIAMAAAGKHVLCEKPMALTVADGRRMIDAAERHGVVLAINHHLPGAETLRTIQRLVSSGSLGVPLAVRLGFTIMISERPPAWRLHDPVGGGAILDLTTHSVSVAQAVLGTTATAAAAIAVRQGPWAAPGDGGPPDAVMAALRFDDVPVQTHDAYTVTHRPTSVEVIGTEASVRGVGVLAQEPAGTLWRTANGETNEIEVPGRRDLYEIVADGFRAAIAGTGHPTVDGAAGLSALAGALAVAESAKTGRTVQVAAVA, from the coding sequence GTGAATCCCGCCCCGCCGCTGAGTTGGGGACTCATCGGCGCCAGCAACATCGCGGCGAGATGGGTCCTGCCGGCGCTCCGCGCCGGCGGGGACTCCGTGGAGTTCGTCTACAGCTCCGCGGCGGCCTGGGCCGCTGAGTTCGCCGCAGCGAACGGGATCGCTCATTCGACCGACGACTTCGGTCGGGCGTGCGGCTGGCCCGGCGTCGACGCTGTCTTCATCTCCGGGATCAACGAGCGCCACGCCCCCCAGACCATCGCCATGGCCGCCGCCGGCAAGCATGTGCTGTGCGAGAAGCCGATGGCGCTGACCGTCGCCGACGGCCGCCGGATGATCGACGCCGCCGAGCGTCACGGGGTCGTGCTGGCGATCAACCACCATCTCCCCGGCGCCGAAACGCTCCGCACGATCCAGCGGCTCGTCTCGTCCGGTTCCCTCGGGGTGCCGCTGGCGGTGCGTCTCGGTTTCACCATCATGATCTCCGAGCGGCCTCCTGCCTGGCGCCTGCACGACCCGGTCGGCGGGGGTGCCATCCTGGACCTCACCACCCACAGCGTCTCGGTGGCGCAGGCCGTCCTGGGCACCACCGCCACGGCGGCTGCGGCCATTGCGGTCCGCCAAGGGCCGTGGGCCGCTCCGGGCGACGGCGGCCCACCTGATGCGGTCATGGCCGCGTTGCGCTTCGACGACGTCCCGGTACAGACCCACGACGCATACACGGTGACCCACCGCCCCACCAGCGTGGAGGTCATCGGCACCGAGGCCTCTGTGCGAGGCGTCGGCGTCCTCGCCCAAGAACCGGCCGGCACGCTCTGGCGCACCGCCAACGGCGAGACGAACGAGATCGAGGTCCCCGGCCGCCGCGACCTCTACGAGATCGTCGCCGACGGCTTCCGCGCCGCCATCGCCGGCACCGGCCACCCCACCGTCGACGGAGCCGCCGGCCTCTCCGCCCTAGCCGGAGCCCTCGCAGTAGCCGAGTCCGCCAAGACCGGCCGAACCGTCCAGGTAGCCGCCGTCGCCTGA
- a CDS encoding pyridoxamine 5'-phosphate oxidase family protein, with amino-acid sequence MAWRPDALPSAAELFMTERHLATISVPRPDGAPHVTPVGFTWDGETGLARIISFAGARKVRLLEAAGPTPVTLCQVDGGRWLALEGTAVVTADPDRCAEGVSRYARRYRPPSDRGPDRRVIEVAVTRVMGRA; translated from the coding sequence ATGGCGTGGAGACCCGATGCCCTGCCCTCGGCGGCGGAGCTGTTCATGACAGAGCGCCACCTGGCGACAATCAGCGTCCCGCGCCCCGATGGTGCCCCGCACGTGACGCCGGTGGGGTTCACATGGGACGGCGAGACCGGGTTGGCGAGGATCATCAGCTTCGCCGGCGCGCGCAAAGTCCGGCTGCTGGAGGCAGCCGGCCCGACGCCGGTGACCCTGTGCCAGGTGGACGGCGGGCGCTGGCTGGCGCTGGAAGGCACCGCGGTGGTGACCGCGGATCCCGACCGCTGCGCCGAGGGCGTCAGCCGCTACGCCCGTCGCTACCGGCCCCCGAGCGATCGCGGACCCGACCGGCGCGTGATCGAGGTAGCGGTAACCCGCGTCATGGGCCGGGCGTGA
- a CDS encoding SDR family NAD(P)-dependent oxidoreductase yields MSGDGDGANSGSLPGRGLRLDGQQALVTGAGRGIGRACAEALAKAGAEVTLLSRTRSELEQAAADIEASGGRADVLVCDCTDAAAVSEVIGGAPGHWDVLVNNAGTNRPQTFLEVTREAFEAVMQINVTAAFFVAQTVAAKMTAGGEGGSIINMSSQMGHVGGARRSVYCTSKHAMEGMTKAMAIDLAPHRIRVNSVCPTFVLTPMTAAYFEDEAFLADTLGRIPLGRLAQVNDVTGAVVFLASDASAMITGSALKVDGGWTAV; encoded by the coding sequence GTGAGCGGCGACGGCGACGGGGCCAACTCGGGGAGCCTCCCCGGCCGCGGCCTGCGCCTGGACGGGCAGCAGGCGCTCGTGACCGGCGCCGGGCGGGGAATCGGCCGGGCGTGCGCCGAGGCGCTGGCGAAGGCCGGCGCGGAGGTGACGCTGCTGAGCCGCACCCGCAGCGAGCTGGAGCAGGCCGCGGCGGACATCGAGGCCAGCGGCGGGCGGGCCGACGTGCTGGTCTGCGACTGCACCGACGCGGCTGCCGTCTCCGAGGTGATCGGGGGGGCGCCCGGCCACTGGGACGTGCTCGTCAACAACGCCGGCACCAACCGGCCGCAGACCTTCCTGGAGGTCACCCGCGAGGCGTTCGAGGCGGTGATGCAAATCAACGTCACCGCGGCCTTCTTCGTGGCGCAGACCGTGGCCGCCAAGATGACCGCCGGCGGCGAGGGCGGCAGCATCATCAACATGTCCTCCCAGATGGGTCATGTGGGCGGGGCGCGGCGCTCGGTGTACTGCACCTCCAAGCACGCCATGGAGGGCATGACCAAGGCCATGGCCATCGACCTGGCGCCGCACCGCATCAGGGTCAACAGCGTGTGCCCCACGTTCGTGCTGACCCCCATGACCGCCGCCTACTTCGAGGACGAGGCCTTCCTCGCCGACACCCTGGGGCGCATCCCGCTGGGCCGCCTCGCCCAGGTCAACGACGTGACCGGCGCCGTCGTGTTCCTGGCCTCGGACGCCTCGGCCATGATCACCGGATCGGCCCTCAAGGTCGACGGAGGCTGGACCGCCGTCTGA
- the hisD gene encoding histidinol dehydrogenase: MARWLKTGIAEDLKRARDDQVRDTVTKILDDIERRGDEAVRELSLRFDSWDPADFRLSDDQIAAALEEIPGETLDDVRFAQTQIRNFAQIQRDALQDVEAETLPGVILGHKNIPVGSVGCYVPGGKYPLVASAHMSVVTAKVAGVERIATCAPPFQGRPSSAIIAAQHLGGADEIYCLGGVQAVGAMALGTGTMAPVDMLVGPGNPFVAEAKRQLFGRVGIDLLAGPTETLVIADDTSDGEICATDLLGQAEHGPTSPAVLLTTSEELAVATMAEVERQLEILPTGEIAGTAWRDYGQVIVADSDTEMVGLADDIASEHVQVMTADPDWFAERLTNYGSLFLGDRTNVSYGDKVIGTNHTLPTRRAARYTGGLWVGKFLKTCTYQKVLTDEASVLLGEYCSRLCALEGFAGHKEQADIRVRRLA, from the coding sequence ATGGCCCGCTGGCTCAAGACAGGAATCGCCGAGGACCTCAAGCGCGCCCGCGATGACCAGGTCCGAGACACGGTGACGAAGATCCTCGACGACATCGAGCGCCGCGGCGACGAGGCGGTGCGGGAACTGTCGCTCCGCTTCGACAGCTGGGACCCGGCGGACTTCCGCCTCAGCGACGACCAGATCGCCGCCGCCCTGGAGGAGATCCCCGGCGAGACCCTCGACGATGTGCGCTTCGCCCAGACGCAGATCCGCAACTTCGCCCAGATCCAACGGGACGCCCTGCAGGATGTGGAGGCCGAGACGCTGCCAGGGGTGATCCTGGGGCACAAGAACATCCCCGTCGGGTCGGTGGGCTGCTACGTGCCCGGCGGCAAGTACCCGCTGGTGGCATCGGCGCACATGTCGGTGGTGACGGCCAAGGTTGCGGGCGTGGAGCGCATCGCGACCTGCGCCCCGCCGTTCCAGGGTCGTCCCTCCTCCGCCATCATTGCCGCCCAGCACCTCGGCGGGGCCGACGAGATCTACTGCCTCGGCGGCGTGCAGGCGGTCGGCGCCATGGCCCTGGGCACCGGCACGATGGCGCCGGTGGACATGCTGGTGGGTCCCGGCAACCCGTTCGTGGCCGAGGCAAAACGGCAGCTGTTCGGGCGCGTCGGCATCGATCTGCTGGCCGGGCCGACCGAGACGCTCGTCATCGCGGATGACACCAGCGACGGGGAGATCTGCGCCACGGACCTGCTGGGCCAGGCCGAGCACGGTCCCACGTCGCCGGCGGTCCTGCTGACCACCTCCGAGGAGCTGGCGGTCGCCACCATGGCCGAGGTGGAACGGCAGCTGGAGATCCTGCCGACCGGCGAGATCGCCGGGACGGCCTGGCGCGACTACGGCCAGGTGATCGTGGCCGACAGCGACACCGAGATGGTGGGCCTCGCCGACGACATCGCCTCCGAGCACGTGCAAGTCATGACGGCGGATCCGGACTGGTTCGCCGAGCGGCTCACGAACTACGGGTCGCTGTTCCTGGGCGACCGGACCAACGTGTCCTACGGCGACAAGGTCATCGGCACCAACCACACGCTCCCGACCCGCCGGGCGGCCCGCTACACCGGCGGGCTGTGGGTCGGCAAGTTCCTGAAGACCTGCACCTACCAGAAGGTGCTGACCGACGAGGCCTCGGTGCTGCTGGGCGAGTACTGCTCGCGGCTGTGCGCCCTGGAGGGCTTCGCCGGCCACAAGGAGCAGGCCGACATCAGGGTACGGCGGCTGGCGTGA
- a CDS encoding FAD binding domain-containing protein, which yields MYPPSFDLTVARSVAEAVDALAEGGEDARILAGGQSLIPMLKLRFAAPSLLVDINEIAGLDTLERTDGRLRIGATARHADIVASEWPGGAVASAAPWISDPLVRNRGTVCGSVAHCDPEGDWNSVLLATGATVVATGPGGERAIDIGDFVVDFFTNSLAPGEMVTEVHVPVPSGASGGAYMKLERKVGDYATVGVATHLELDGDGTISAAGIAMTSVAPVNRKATDAEALLVGEAPSDDLFAAAAEAAAAASEPRSDVRGSAEWKRNVVRVYARRGLEAALAQAQAG from the coding sequence ATGTACCCGCCGTCGTTCGACTTGACGGTGGCCCGCTCCGTGGCCGAAGCCGTCGACGCACTGGCCGAGGGAGGTGAGGACGCCCGCATCCTGGCCGGGGGCCAGAGCCTGATACCGATGCTGAAGCTCCGGTTCGCGGCCCCGTCGCTGCTCGTGGACATCAACGAGATCGCGGGCCTCGACACGCTGGAGCGGACCGACGGGCGCCTGCGCATCGGCGCCACCGCCCGCCACGCCGACATCGTGGCCTCGGAGTGGCCCGGCGGCGCGGTCGCCTCCGCCGCTCCTTGGATCTCCGACCCGCTGGTGCGCAACCGGGGCACGGTCTGCGGCTCGGTGGCGCACTGCGACCCCGAGGGCGACTGGAACTCGGTGCTGCTGGCCACGGGGGCCACGGTCGTGGCGACCGGGCCCGGCGGCGAACGAGCCATCGACATCGGCGACTTCGTCGTGGACTTCTTCACCAACAGCCTCGCCCCCGGCGAGATGGTGACCGAGGTGCACGTCCCCGTGCCGTCGGGCGCCTCCGGGGGCGCCTACATGAAGCTGGAGCGCAAGGTCGGCGACTACGCCACCGTCGGGGTGGCGACCCACCTCGAACTCGACGGCGACGGAACCATCAGCGCCGCCGGCATCGCCATGACGTCGGTTGCGCCGGTGAACCGCAAGGCCACCGACGCCGAGGCCCTGCTGGTGGGCGAGGCGCCGAGCGACGACCTGTTCGCCGCCGCCGCCGAGGCGGCCGCCGCCGCATCCGAGCCGCGCAGCGACGTGCGGGGCTCGGCGGAATGGAAGCGCAACGTGGTGCGGGTCTACGCCCGGCGGGGCCTCGAAGCGGCCCTGGCGCAGGCGCAGGCCGGCTGA
- a CDS encoding DUF4143 domain-containing protein → MTTAPSSEGGTLTPEGYLPRLADRAVAERLASVGAVLVEGPKGCGKTWAALRHARSAVRFDADATARRLTTVNPPAVLRGEPPRLLDEWQLAPEIWNHVRHACDRSSEPGRFILTGSSAPTDDITRHSGAGRIARVRLRPMSLCESGLSSGSVALGDLLLRGAPGAAGASDATFDDVIEALCVGGWPWLLGQSPRFAGDRLREYLDEVRRLDVNGESGRGRNPLLVEKLLLSLARNTATTAPNSRLARDADPESPLNHQTVRGYLDALTRLFLLEDLVAWPTHLRSRARLTKSPKRHLVDPSLAAAALRAGPDDLMADLEACGLLFESLVVRDLRIYGDANECGIYHCRLDNGLEADAIIRRRYSGEWIAAEVKLAHSPETVDAAAHSLRRFADSVDTAVAGPPAALLVITPAGYVYERPDGVAVVPITALGA, encoded by the coding sequence ATGACGACAGCCCCGTCATCAGAGGGCGGAACCCTCACCCCGGAGGGCTATCTGCCTCGCCTCGCGGACCGCGCCGTGGCCGAGCGCCTGGCGTCGGTCGGCGCCGTGCTCGTCGAAGGTCCGAAGGGTTGCGGCAAGACTTGGGCGGCGCTGCGCCATGCCCGCAGCGCAGTGCGTTTCGATGCCGACGCCACGGCACGGCGGCTCACGACCGTGAACCCGCCGGCGGTGCTGCGCGGCGAGCCGCCGAGGCTGCTCGACGAGTGGCAGCTGGCGCCGGAGATCTGGAACCACGTCCGCCATGCCTGTGACCGGTCGAGTGAGCCGGGACGGTTCATTCTCACCGGCTCGTCCGCCCCGACCGATGACATCACCCGCCATTCGGGCGCGGGACGTATTGCGCGGGTGAGGCTGCGCCCGATGTCACTCTGTGAGTCGGGCCTGTCGAGTGGCTCGGTGGCGCTCGGTGATCTGCTGCTGCGCGGCGCGCCCGGAGCCGCCGGGGCGAGTGACGCAACCTTCGACGACGTGATCGAGGCGCTGTGCGTCGGAGGGTGGCCCTGGCTGTTGGGGCAGTCTCCACGGTTCGCCGGGGACCGTCTCCGGGAGTATCTGGACGAAGTCCGACGGCTGGACGTCAACGGCGAGAGCGGGCGCGGGCGAAACCCCTTGCTTGTCGAGAAGTTGCTCCTGTCGCTGGCGCGCAATACCGCCACGACCGCGCCCAACTCGCGACTCGCTCGTGACGCTGACCCGGAGAGCCCGCTCAACCATCAGACGGTCCGCGGCTACCTCGACGCCCTCACCCGACTGTTTCTGCTGGAGGATCTCGTCGCCTGGCCTACGCACCTGCGTTCGCGGGCGCGCCTCACCAAGTCGCCCAAGAGGCATCTCGTCGACCCCTCGCTGGCGGCGGCCGCACTGAGGGCGGGCCCGGACGACCTGATGGCGGATCTGGAGGCATGCGGCCTGCTGTTCGAGTCGCTCGTGGTGCGCGACCTGCGAATCTACGGTGACGCCAATGAGTGCGGCATCTACCACTGCCGCCTCGACAACGGTCTCGAGGCGGACGCCATCATCCGGCGACGCTACAGCGGAGAATGGATCGCCGCGGAGGTGAAACTCGCCCATTCCCCCGAGACTGTGGACGCGGCGGCCCACTCGCTGCGCAGGTTCGCCGACTCGGTGGACACCGCTGTGGCAGGCCCGCCCGCCGCGCTGCTGGTCATTACGCCCGCTGGCTACGTCTACGAGCGTCCCGACGGCGTGGCCGTGGTACCGATCACAGCGCTCGGCGCCTAG
- a CDS encoding SMP-30/gluconolactonase/LRE family protein, with the protein MAEHVTGAGALLGECPVWEGEAGVLWWLDIEGRNIRRYDPAGDAEQVWPMPDKPGSMALCGDGRLLVAMRNSVGWLDPGDGSFTHWLDLEPGQASNRMNDGRCDRVGRFWVGSMHDPVTEGIFTGQLHRIDTDGTHIVLREGVGVCNGLAFSPEGDRMYFSDSMRRTVWRYRYDPETGTADDPEVFSDWSGLPGVPDGAAVDETGCYWSACAFGWSLARLTPHGEIDRIVELPVEVPTMPAFGGTDLDTIFITSIGPGGNFPLEPGQPQAGGVFAVDAGVSGLPEPRFAAGA; encoded by the coding sequence GTGGCCGAGCACGTGACCGGGGCCGGAGCGCTGCTCGGCGAGTGCCCAGTTTGGGAGGGTGAGGCCGGGGTACTCTGGTGGCTCGACATCGAAGGGCGCAACATCCGTCGCTACGACCCGGCCGGCGACGCCGAGCAGGTCTGGCCGATGCCCGACAAGCCCGGCTCGATGGCCCTCTGCGGCGACGGGCGGCTGCTCGTGGCGATGCGCAACAGCGTCGGCTGGCTGGACCCCGGCGACGGATCGTTCACGCACTGGCTCGATCTTGAGCCGGGTCAGGCGTCCAACCGGATGAACGACGGGCGCTGCGACCGGGTTGGACGCTTCTGGGTCGGCAGCATGCACGATCCCGTCACCGAAGGGATCTTCACCGGGCAACTGCACCGGATCGACACGGACGGCACGCACATCGTGCTGCGTGAGGGCGTGGGCGTCTGCAACGGGCTGGCGTTCTCGCCCGAGGGTGACCGCATGTACTTCTCCGATTCGATGCGCCGCACGGTGTGGCGCTACCGCTACGACCCCGAGACCGGCACCGCCGACGATCCGGAGGTGTTCTCCGACTGGTCGGGGCTCCCGGGCGTGCCCGACGGCGCGGCGGTGGACGAGACCGGCTGCTACTGGTCAGCGTGCGCGTTCGGCTGGTCGCTCGCCCGTCTGACGCCCCACGGCGAGATCGACCGCATCGTGGAGTTGCCCGTGGAGGTCCCCACGATGCCGGCCTTCGGCGGCACCGACCTCGACACGATCTTCATCACGTCCATCGGCCCGGGAGGCAACTTTCCGCTGGAACCGGGCCAGCCGCAGGCGGGCGGCGTCTTCGCCGTCGACGCCGGCGTGAGCGGCCTGCCGGAGCCCCGCTTCGCCGCCGGAGCCTGA